The sequence below is a genomic window from Streptomyces sp. NBC_00582.
CGCCGCGCAGCAGGACGGCCTGGTCGCTGCGGCCGGGGTCCATCAGCCCCGCCGACCGCATGCTCCCGGCGTCGTCGAACCAGAGCTGGTAGACCTTGCCGCCGGGCGGAGGTGTCATCCCCGACACCACGAACACGGCCTTGTCGAGTTCCCGGGAGACGACGACGGCACCGGTGGCCCCGTCGCCGAGTTCCGCGGCCCGGGTGCGGGCGTCCGGCGCGGCGAGCACGGCGGCGATCTCGTCCGCCGTGCCGGCGGCGCGGTGGGCCCGCTCGCCGGCGTCCTCGGCCCGCTGGTGCTCCCAGACGGCGGTCCCGCCGAGCGCGGCCGCCGCGGCGAGGCAGGCGGCGAGCGCCCACCGGGTCAGCAGCCGGGCCCGGCGGCCGGCGCGCGCGGGCTGCGGTTCGTGGGCCGTCCCGGGCGCGTCCTGCCGGACGGTGGTGATCCGGCGCAGTACGTGCTCGCGCAGTGCGGGGGAGGGCACGGTGGTGGCGGCGAGCCCGAGACGGGCGGCCGTCGCGCGCAGTTCGGCCGCCTCCTGCGCGCACGCTTCGCACCGGGCGAGATGGCGCTCGAAGGAGACGTTCTCGCGGTCGGACAGGGCGTGCAGGGCGTAGGCGCCCGTCAGCCGGTGCAGGTCGACGGTGGTCACGCGGTCACCCCCAGGCAGTCGCGCAGCCGGATCAGCCCGTCGCGCAGTCGGGTCTTGACGGTCCCGAGCGGAAGGTG
It includes:
- a CDS encoding anti-sigma factor is translated as MTTVDLHRLTGAYALHALSDRENVSFERHLARCEACAQEAAELRATAARLGLAATTVPSPALREHVLRRITTVRQDAPGTAHEPQPARAGRRARLLTRWALAACLAAAAALGGTAVWEHQRAEDAGERAHRAAGTADEIAAVLAAPDARTRAAELGDGATGAVVVSRELDKAVFVVSGMTPPPGGKVYQLWFDDAGSMRSAGLMDPGRSDQAVLLRGAVDGASGMGITVEPRGGSREPTSEPVALMTLPA